Proteins encoded together in one Micromonospora kangleipakensis window:
- a CDS encoding DUF2267 domain-containing protein: MQFPRFVEAVSRRSELPPGQAAMISRATLQTLAERVTGGEADELAAQLPDELSAYLTAPAGDGGPTAGTVAFLYRVADRAGVDPAVAEVGVRAVLTTLREAVTVGEFQDLMAQLPKGFDAMVDPIPRPPYGG, from the coding sequence GTGCAGTTTCCCCGATTCGTCGAGGCGGTGTCCCGCCGGTCCGAGCTGCCCCCAGGGCAGGCCGCCATGATCTCCCGCGCCACCCTGCAGACCCTCGCCGAGCGGGTGACCGGGGGCGAGGCGGACGAACTCGCCGCCCAGCTGCCGGACGAGCTGAGCGCGTACCTCACCGCCCCGGCCGGCGACGGTGGCCCGACCGCGGGCACGGTGGCGTTCCTGTACCGGGTGGCCGACCGGGCCGGGGTCGACCCGGCGGTCGCCGAGGTGGGGGTGCGGGCGGTCCTGACCACCCTGCGCGAGGCGGTCACCGTCGGCGAGTTCCAGGACCTCATGGCCCAGCTGCCGAAGGGCTTCGACGCGATGGTCGACCCGATCCCGCGACCGCCGTACGGCGGCTGA